Proteins from a genomic interval of Arvicola amphibius chromosome 10, mArvAmp1.2, whole genome shotgun sequence:
- the LOC119825648 gene encoding paired immunoglobulin-like type 2 receptor alpha, which produces MVLLVSLPGGIPDMAWVLLLLLPAACLQAGKTTGSYRERYFGVLQPARLCALQGGFIEIPFSFYFPWELAKDPQMMILWRWKEFHGELIYNSSSGFIHKHFEGRFILNWTQPQTSGVLRILDLKEKDQTMYFCRVCLKTTKSMEVFQSIKGTHLTIIHAPTTTSPSPTTATSARTKNVHTATEGQMSGENQIQDLGTRVGLAVAAAVLLAGVLELIVFIRWKRRKGQRTKAETPARELIENTEKCEKVEPEEQYMDPKENPKDNNIVYASIALSSPTSPGTPGCPPVHEDPQEETVYSIVKAK; this is translated from the exons ATGGTTCTGCTGGTCTCACTTCCTGGAGGCATTCCGGACATGGCTTGggtcctgcttctgctgctgccagCAGCCTGCCTGCAAGCTG GAAAAACAACAGGATCCTACAGAGAAAGATATTTTGGGGTCCTCCAACCTGCACGCCTCTGTGCTCTCCAGGGCGGCTTCATCGAGATCCCCTTCTCCTTCTACTTCCCCTGGGAGTTGGCAAAGGATCCACAGATGATGATTCTCTGGAGATGGAAGGAGTTCCATGGGGAATTGATCTACAACTCTTCCTCGGGTTTTATACATAAGCATTTTGAGGGCCGGTTCATCCTAAACTGGACACAGCCTCAGACATCAGGAGTCCTCAGAATCCTGGACTTGAAGGAGAAGGACCAGACAATGTACTTCTGCCGAGTTTGTCTGAAAACAACAAAGAGCATGGAGGTTTTTCAGTCGATCAAAGGGACCCATCTCACCATCATCCATG CCCCCACGACCACCTCTCCAAGCCCCACCACTGCAACATCTGCACGCACCAAAAACGTCCACACAGCAACAGAAGGTCAGATGAGTGGAGAAAATCAGATCCAGGATCTGGGAACCAGAGTTGGGTTGGCAGTGGCTGCTGCTGTACTCCTGGCTGGAGTTTTGGAATTGATTGTGTTCAtcaggtggaagaggaggaaag GCCAGAGGACTAAAGCCGAAACCCCAGCCAG GGAACTCATTGAAAACACTGAGAAATGTGAGAAAGTTGAGCCCGAAG AGCAATATATGGACCCCAAAGAGAACCCCAAG GACAACAACATCGTGTATGCCTCCATTGCCCTCTCAAGCCCAACCTCCCCAGGAACACCAGGCTGCCCGCCTGTCCATGAGGACCCCCAGGAAGAAACTGTATACTCCATCGTAAAGGCCAAATGA